The Doryrhamphus excisus isolate RoL2022-K1 chromosome 1, RoL_Dexc_1.0, whole genome shotgun sequence genome includes a window with the following:
- the dennd1c gene encoding DENN domain-containing protein 1B isoform X2, producing MLSYLPWFEVFYKLLNNLADYITKGQTSEMKVMLSGLYKQSIPLAAGSITLQMVPYFIAPDPRGLPSIPENRNLTELIVAVDVAILLQLYASMLFERRILILACKLSTLTSCVHALGALLYPMQWQHIFIPVLPPHLLDYCCAPMPYLIGVHSSLSEKVRSRGLEEVVILNVDTNTLESPFNDLKKIPSDVTSGLKLCLKRQAVSPGCGVSRAFLKSQSLLFGGYRDALQTLEGGEICFNKELFLAHKSPSMKRFLQSAIHLQFFKQFIDGRVDILNTGKVPQDLFEEEILKCGATGKSKSYQELVGSLKKGGGALILNFRSKTNNRMTKDIRRSGLKKRLKHKADNETHTLHRGGSVSYHCAQSDCLQNRLPITQHFGMSRPRRPVKYGITQDESSSVVGDTLTRATSGPVQQCDSELQKNEDEEEESLTCDPEEMDLLGEIFDTLSTRSLHGRGVLYGTRSLDLFGPDSHDYITKFGSANQSEENLSLSISGSGSLHNWNPESTEDAAPPTDDFYWLSLDTNTTSKEESAFEREVQDEERRKEEEMKDAINENHGGEAHGSSIEVEKKEEAPERRVTFGHGSLEEIAAQNKSDESKKTHNVRNKTGKQQGGEKTARMQDDAAEEVNLEDETKEVGFQSQTPSDGFLEKKRTEGLVRMDVPCKSSENVQSCDPKTESDTISCKDGGPTPVKVSELKKRFEAQWSSHTG from the exons AGGAACTTGACAGAGCTGATAGTGGCGGTAGACGTGGCGATCCTTCTGCAGCTCTACGCCAGCATGCTCTTTGAGAGACGCATCCTCATTTTAGCTTGCAAACTCAGCACC TTGACATCGTGCGTGCATGCACTTGGGGCTTTGTTGTACCCCATGCAATGGCAGCACATTTTCATCCCAGTCCTTCCACCTCACCTACTGGACTACTGTTG TGCGCCTATGCCATACCTTATAGGCGTCCACAGTAGTCTATCTGag AAGGTGAGGAGTCGTGGGTTGGAAGAAGTAGTCATTTTGAATgtggacacaaacacattgGAAAGCCCCTTCAATGACTTGAAGAAGATACCTTCAGATGTG ACGTCTGGACTCAAGCTGTGTTTGAAACGTCAGGCGGTGTCTCCTGGTTGCGGGGTCTCACGGGCCTTCCTCAAGTCCCAGTCGCTGTTGTTTGGAGGATACAGAGATGCACTGCAGACTCTGGAG GGAGGTGAGATCTGCTTCAATAAAGAGTTGTTCCTAGCTCACAAGTCGCCCAGTATGAAGCGGTTTCTGCAGAGTGCCAttcatttacagtttttcaagCAG TTCATTGATGGGCGTGTGGATATCCTGAACACAGGAAAAGTCCCACAGGACCTCTTTGAAGAGGAGATCCTAAAGTGTGGAGCAACAG ggaAGAGTAAATCTTATCAAGAGTTAGTTGGTAGCCTAAAA AAAGGGGGAGGAGCGCTGATCCTCAACTTTAGGTCCAAAACAAATAATAGAATG acaaAGGACATCAGACGTTCTGGTTTGAAAAAACGGTTGAAGCATAAG GCTGACAATGAGACACACACTCTTCATAGAGGTGGATCTGTGTCGTACCACTGTGCTCAATCGGACTGCCTGCAGAATCGCCTGCCAATAACACAACACTTTGGAATG TCACGCCCTCGTCGACCTGTTAAATACGGCATCACCCAAGACGAGAGCAGCTCAGTGGTTGGTGACACTTTGACCAG GGCGACATCTGGGCCAGTACAGCAGTGTGACTCAGAGCTTCAAAAGAAtgaagacgaggaggaagagTCACTGACGTGTGATCCAGAGGAGATGGATCTGTTAGGAGAGATCTTTGACACGCTCAGCACCCGCAGCTTGCATGGCCGTGGCGTGCTGTACGGCACACGCAGCCTGGATCTGTTTGGACCAGACAGTCATGACTATATTACAAAG TTTGGTTCAGCCAACCAAAGCGAGGAGAACCTCTCTCTGTCCATAAGTGGCAGTGGAAGCCTACATAACTGGAATCCTGAATCCACAGAGGATGCGGCACCTCCGACGGACGACTTTTACTGGTTGAGccttgacacaaacacaacatcgAAGGAGGAGTCAGCATTTGAAAGAGAAGTACAAGATGAGGAGCGAAGAAAAGAAGAGGAAATGAAGGACGCCATAAATGAGAACCACGGAGGAGAAGCGCATGGGAGCTCAATTGAGGTAGAAAAAAAGGAGGAAGCTCCGGAAAGGAGAGTGACTTTTGGACATGGTTCTCTGGAGGAAATAGCTGCACAGAACAAGAGTGATGAGTCAAAAAAGACGCACAATGTTAGAAACAAGACAGGAAAACAACAGGGCGGGGAAAAAACAGCCAGAATGCAGGATGATGCAGCAGAAGAGGTCAATCTGGAGGATGAAACTAAAGAGGTGGGCTTCCAGTCTCAAACTCCCTCCGACGGCTTCTTGGAGAAAAAGAGGACTGAAGGGTTGGTCAGGATGGATGTGCCGTGCAAGAGCAGCGAGAATGTTCAGTCATGTGACCCCAAAACTGAATCGGACACGATCAGCTGCAAGGACGGAGGCCCGACTCCTGTCAAGGTGTCAGAACTCAAAAAGAGATTTGAAGCTCAATGGAGCAGCCACACTGGCTGA